In one Cytophagia bacterium CHB2 genomic region, the following are encoded:
- a CDS encoding bacteriocin-protection protein, producing MQIKFFATPAALRKWLEKNHDTAQELWVGFYKKSSGKPSITWPEAVDQLLCFGWIDGVRKSVD from the coding sequence ATGCAGATCAAATTCTTCGCTACGCCCGCGGCGTTGCGCAAGTGGTTGGAGAAGAATCACGACACAGCGCAAGAATTGTGGGTGGGATTCTACAAGAAAAGTTCGGGCAAGCCCAGCATCACCTGGCCGGAGGCGGTGGATCAACTGCTTTGTTTTGGCTGGATCGATGGCGTGCGCAAAAGCGTCGATGA
- a CDS encoding sterol desaturase family protein — MDVNYIALAIPFFLVLIGFEVWFARHERKEYYRFNDAINDLSCGVAQQVVGVFSKVAIVAGYIWIYENFAFWEISSQSIPAWIALLFGVDFCYYWFHRVSHRMNAPWAAHIVHHQSEEFNLAVALRQGTFQSWFSWIFYLPLALIGFPPLMFLTMSAFDTLYQFWIHTRAIDKLGPLEWVMNTPSHHRVHHGRNPRYLDKNYAGIFIIWDRLFGTFEPETEPVVYGVTEPLNSWNPIWANFHYWVKLKHLAAQFPRFIDKVKLFFMPPEWRPAGLSPLPPHPEVTPETYVKYDTRTPLGLNLYVFVHFLPVIAATFYLLQKENVWPAAWRIATAAMILLALLTLGGILDKRKWAFQLEFVRLAALAVAAITASLGHELFMLLVLLTFVLAAVVTFWLGSYRHIFGVQAPADVPSKYPGHVSTISRSET, encoded by the coding sequence ATGGATGTCAACTACATCGCGCTGGCCATTCCATTTTTTCTTGTCTTGATCGGCTTTGAAGTGTGGTTTGCGCGGCATGAGCGCAAAGAGTATTACCGCTTCAATGACGCCATTAATGATTTGAGTTGCGGCGTGGCGCAACAAGTGGTGGGCGTTTTCAGCAAAGTCGCGATCGTGGCGGGTTACATTTGGATTTATGAAAATTTTGCGTTCTGGGAAATTTCTTCTCAATCAATTCCGGCGTGGATCGCGTTGTTGTTCGGCGTGGATTTTTGTTACTATTGGTTTCATCGCGTCAGCCATCGCATGAACGCGCCCTGGGCGGCGCACATCGTACATCATCAAAGCGAGGAGTTCAATCTCGCCGTGGCGCTGCGGCAGGGCACGTTTCAAAGCTGGTTTTCATGGATTTTTTATCTACCGCTTGCCCTGATCGGTTTTCCGCCATTGATGTTTCTCACCATGTCGGCCTTCGATACGCTTTATCAGTTTTGGATTCACACCCGCGCCATCGACAAACTCGGCCCGCTGGAGTGGGTGATGAATACGCCCTCGCATCATCGCGTGCATCATGGCCGGAATCCGCGCTATCTCGACAAAAATTACGCGGGCATTTTCATCATTTGGGATCGTTTGTTTGGAACATTCGAACCGGAAACCGAGCCGGTGGTTTACGGCGTGACCGAACCGCTCAACAGTTGGAATCCGATCTGGGCGAATTTTCATTACTGGGTAAAACTCAAACATCTCGCTGCGCAATTTCCACGTTTTATCGACAAAGTGAAACTGTTTTTCATGCCGCCGGAATGGCGGCCCGCAGGCCTGTCCCCGCTGCCGCCGCACCCCGAAGTGACGCCCGAAACTTATGTGAAGTACGATACCAGAACGCCGCTCGGATTGAATCTTTACGTGTTCGTGCATTTCCTGCCCGTCATCGCCGCCACGTTTTATTTGCTGCAAAAGGAAAACGTTTGGCCGGCAGCATGGCGCATCGCAACTGCCGCAATGATTCTGCTGGCTCTGTTGACGCTCGGAGGAATTTTGGATAAAAGAAAATGGGCATTCCAACTGGAGTTTGTGCGGCTGGCGGCGCTTGCCGTCGCCGCCATAACGGCCTCACTCGGACACGAACTGTTCATGCTGCTGGTATTGTTGACCTTTGTTCTGGCCGCCGTTGTAACATTCTGGCTCGGCAGTTATCGCCACATTTTTGGCGTGCAAGCGCCTGCGGACGTCCCTTCAAAATACCCAGGACACGTCTCAACGATTTCCCGGAGTGAGACCTAG
- a CDS encoding YafY family transcriptional regulator: MNRIDRLVATVLLLQSRRLIRAQDIAEHFGISIRTVYRDLLALQEAGVPLAAEAGEGYSLVDGYHLPPVMFTQEEASALFVGGEFVQRLTDASLKKHAESALLKIRAVLPEDRQEYIERLQQVTQVFTQPAPQQNGFRDDVLTLMQDAVVHRRVLKMEYCALNTGEITHRCVEPLALLYYNDHWHLIAYCRLRRDYRDFRTDRIKFIQTVDEIYSLREGFSIAKYLQEANKIENPQEVRVKFKPAVVKRVRHRYFLGVAEEPTADNGVIITFLVPALEVMVDWLLGFGPEIEILHPPQLQQMILEHAQKVVAHYATNSPN, translated from the coding sequence ATGAATCGCATCGATCGACTTGTTGCTACTGTTCTTCTGTTGCAAAGCCGCCGCCTGATCCGGGCGCAGGATATTGCCGAGCATTTCGGCATCAGCATACGCACGGTGTATCGTGATTTGCTGGCGTTGCAAGAAGCGGGAGTACCGCTGGCGGCTGAAGCCGGCGAAGGCTATAGTCTGGTGGATGGTTATCATCTGCCGCCGGTGATGTTCACGCAGGAAGAAGCCAGCGCCTTGTTTGTCGGCGGTGAATTCGTGCAGCGCCTCACCGATGCCTCGCTCAAAAAGCATGCAGAATCCGCATTGCTGAAAATTCGCGCGGTGTTGCCGGAGGATCGCCAGGAGTACATCGAGCGCCTGCAACAAGTCACACAGGTTTTCACGCAGCCGGCCCCACAACAAAACGGTTTTCGCGACGATGTGCTCACCCTGATGCAGGACGCCGTGGTGCATCGCCGTGTGTTGAAAATGGAATATTGCGCCTTAAACACCGGCGAGATTACGCATCGTTGCGTCGAGCCGCTGGCTTTGCTGTATTATAACGACCACTGGCATCTTATTGCGTATTGCCGACTACGCCGGGACTATCGTGACTTTCGCACCGATCGCATTAAATTCATCCAAACCGTTGACGAAATTTATTCGCTGCGTGAAGGATTTTCCATTGCAAAATATTTGCAAGAAGCGAACAAAATCGAAAATCCGCAGGAAGTGCGCGTCAAGTTTAAGCCGGCGGTGGTGAAACGCGTGCGCCACCGCTATTTTTTGGGCGTTGCGGAAGAGCCGACGGCGGATAACGGCGTCATCATCACGTTTCTTGTTCCCGCGCTGGAAGTCATGGTTGATTGGCTGCTCGGCTTTGGCCCGGAAATCGAAATTCTACATCCGCCGCAATTGCAGCAAATGATTTTGGAACACGCGCAGAAAGTCGTAGCCCATTACGCCACGAACAGCCCCAATTAG
- a CDS encoding DUF4037 domain-containing protein, protein MSSTHATLARRLSEMFAELAQVEAIALAGSCSNQVADPASDIDLYVYTRSDIPLAARQSIVDRAGGATKADLGLTHWGPGDEWFDAASGIEVDIIYFDAAWMENQIHRVMREHQASLGYTTCFCHTVKQSQIFSDARGWLAGLQSLCRQEYPEALRRNIIAFNHPILRRVIPSYANQLEKAVRRGDLISINHRLAGLLASYFDVIFALNRQLHPGEKRLLELALARCEKLPRDMAADLVSLLRLSATGEPLLLNQLTEFLNRLDQLLEQEGFDPQTSRPRVL, encoded by the coding sequence ATGTCATCAACTCATGCCACGCTCGCCCGGCGTTTATCTGAAATGTTCGCGGAATTGGCGCAGGTCGAAGCCATTGCGCTGGCGGGTTCGTGCAGCAATCAGGTTGCGGACCCGGCCTCGGATATTGATTTGTATGTTTATACCCGAAGCGATATTCCTCTGGCGGCGCGCCAGAGTATCGTCGATCGCGCCGGCGGCGCCACCAAAGCCGATCTCGGGCTAACGCACTGGGGACCCGGCGACGAATGGTTCGATGCCGCCAGCGGAATCGAAGTCGATATCATTTACTTCGATGCGGCTTGGATGGAAAATCAAATTCATCGCGTTATGCGTGAGCATCAGGCCAGCCTGGGCTATACCACGTGTTTTTGCCATACCGTCAAACAGTCGCAAATTTTTTCCGACGCGCGCGGCTGGCTGGCGGGTTTGCAAAGCCTTTGCCGGCAGGAATATCCCGAGGCGTTGCGGCGCAACATTATCGCATTCAATCATCCCATTTTGCGCCGGGTCATTCCGTCTTACGCCAATCAATTGGAAAAAGCCGTGAGGCGCGGCGATCTCATCAGCATCAATCATCGGCTGGCGGGACTCCTCGCCAGTTATTTTGATGTGATCTTCGCCCTCAATCGGCAACTGCATCCCGGCGAAAAGCGTTTGCTGGAATTGGCGCTGGCCCGCTGTGAAAAACTTCCGCGCGACATGGCCGCCGATCTGGTGAGCCTCCTGCGGCTGTCGGCGACGGGGGAACCGCTTTTGCTCAACCAACTAACAGAATTCTTGAATCGACTCGATCAACTGCTCGAACAAGAAGGCTTTGATCCTCAAACTTCGCGGCCTCGAGTGTTATGA